One stretch of Arachis hypogaea cultivar Tifrunner chromosome 20, arahy.Tifrunner.gnm2.J5K5, whole genome shotgun sequence DNA includes these proteins:
- the LOC112783177 gene encoding U-box domain-containing protein 8 produces MAAQLPEHFKCPISLEIMSDPVILSSGHTFDRSSIQRWLDAGHRTCPITKLPLPDHASLIPNHALRSLISNFTPLTPTPIPNPSPPHPQPETLISSLTSSASSSSSKLDSLHKLTRLAKRDSLFRRRLTDSGIVPPLLSCVDSHDHDSLRENALSLLLILSLDDHNKVGLVAEGVVARLVAVISGTAAGNPSPDCRALAATTLTSLAVVEVNKATIGAYPHAIESLVALVRDGKGREKKEAATALYALCSFPDNRRRAVECGAVPVLLRSVDCGLERAVEVVGVLAKCKEGREQMERFHGCVQILSRVLRNGSSRGVQYALLALNSLCCGSEVASMEAIREGLLETCLGFLEDDNEKVRRNASALLQNLRGNNRIS; encoded by the coding sequence ATGGCGGCTCAGCTACCAGAACACTTCAAGTGTCCGATTTCACTCGAAATAATGTCCGACCCAGTCATACTCTCCTCCGGCCACACATTCGACCGCTCCTCCATACAGCGCTGGCTCGATGCAGGCCACCGCACCTGCCCAATTACCAAACTGCCCCTCCCGGATCATGCCTCCCTCATCCCCAACCACGCCCTCCGCAGCCTCATTTCCAACTTTACCCCTCTCACTCCAACTCCAATTCCCAATCCCTCACCTCCCCACCCCCAACCCGAAACCCTAATCTCTTCCCTCACCTCCTccgcttcctcttcttcctccaagCTTGACTCGCTCCACAAACTCACTCGACTCGCCAAGCGCGACTCGCTCTTCCGCCGCCGTCTCACCGACTCGGGAATCGTCCCGCCGCTACTCTCCTGCGTCGACTCCCACGACCACGATTCCCTCCGCGAGAACGCTCTCTCTTTGCTTCTCATTCTCAGCCTCGACGACCACAACAAGGTTGGACTCGTCGCCGAGGGAGTCGTTGCCCGCCTCGTCGCCGTCATCTCCGGAACGGCTGCAGGAAATCCATCCCCGGACTGCCGCGCGCTCGCagccaccacactcacaagcctggCCGTCGTGGAGGTCAACAAGGCCACAATCGGCGCGTACCCTCACGCGATCGAGTCACTCGTGGCCCTCGTAAGGGAcggaaaggggagagagaagaaggaagcaGCGACGGCGCTCTATGCTCTCTGCTCCTTCCCGGACAACCGGCGGAGGGCGGTGGAGTGCGGCGCGGTGCCTGTTCTTCTCCGGAGCGTGGATTGCGGCTTGGAGAGGGCCGTTGAGGTTGTTGGAGTTCTTGCAAAGTGTAAGGAAGGGAGGGAACAGATGGAGAGGTTCCATGGATGCGTTCAGATTCTGAGTCGGGTTCTGAGGAATGGAAGCTCAAGAGGGGTTCAGTATGCTCTCTTGGCTCTTAACTCGTTGTGTTGTGGCAGTGAAGTTGCTTCTATGGAAGCCATCAGAGAAGGCCTTTTGGAAACATGTCTTGGCTTTCTGGAAGATGATAACGAGAAAGTGAGAAGGAATGCTTCCGCTTTGCTTCAGAATCTGCGTGGCAACAATAGGATCAGCTGA
- the LOC112783621 gene encoding protein FAR1-RELATED SEQUENCE 5, whose product MVDLIGESSHNQIENVSAEEMDELLVDSDGNDVEDLLLNSIGSIGRVNFVGLSVDAAKKYVFSDLDVAYAFYNAFGRVNGFSIRKFKVGRSEIDKRILWQTFVCSRQGYRIFRGVDETNRKRAPKPETRCGCVAQMQVHIDVGRDWWYTTLFQNEHNHELVPPTLSRMLRSQRRMTDQEIQRMNDMRDAGIPTTQIYMHFAEQSGGFENVRFQRKDMYNQIEKQRQLMESDVTETLKYLKKRKKLDPKFYWSYEVDNNGVFRHLIWMDGKSRVDFEVFGDVMAFDATYKKNKYKFPLVVFSGVNHHLQTIVFGSAIVADEGEGTYIWLLQRFVEAMNGKRPNAVITDGAKAMKLAIEKVFPDAHHRLCGWHLLRNATANVSNPKFTQQFRKCMLGDYEIDEFEERWVSMVNSFGVKDMEWVETTYGIKDMWATAHMRGKFFAGLRTTSRCEALHSQVARFVKSGYSIKEFLHHFRRWMGLLRNNEAEADYYTSYGYPIMQTQVQALERSGASVYTREVFYLFRSLLLKASSVIIVDWRETSCSVNYDVRKYCELTRKWVVSYWPGSSEFRCSCQRMESFGIPCVHIIRLLIYLQITELPESLILKRWTMKAKEAHIRLEQQGSLVGDRSYESRIAAMNDELEGLPFAACGDLGDFKDVMEWVRNKKAELFAKHEKNREGSSKSAGEKFKTRTDAISKEAGDKKKKRRIRCSRCNGIGHNRRNCRRGDDHNQMESGDGGGPEDDDDWSSQTSEEGIEEMDFDVTIGNQKGKYR is encoded by the exons ATGGTTGATTTGATCGGAGAGTCATCGCATAACCAAATAGAGAATGTTTCAGCTGAG GAAATGGACGAATTGTTAGTTGATAGTGATGGCAATGATGTTGAAGACCTGTTACTGAATAGTATAGGAAGTATCGGTCGGGTTAATTTCGTAGGTTTGAGCGTTGATGCTGCTAAGAAGTATGTATTTTCAGACCTTGATGTTGCGTATGCCTTTTACAATGCATTTGGGAGGGTCAATGGATTTTCAATTAGGAAGTTCAAGGTTGGGCGAAGTGAGATTGATAAGCGCATACTCTGGCAAACATTTGTGTGTTCGAGACAAGGATATCGTATTTTCAGAGGGGTTGATGAAACAAATAGGAAGAGAGCTCCAAAGCCAGAGACTAGGTGTGGGTGTGTAGCACAAATGCAAGTTCACATAGATGTTGGCAGGGACTGGTGGTATACAACATTATTTCAAAATGAACATAATCATGAGTTAGTACCCCCAACTTTGAGCCGGATGTTGAGATCGCAACGGAGAATGACtgatcaagaaattcaaagaatGAACGACATGAGAGATGCTGGAATTCCCACAACCCAAATCTATATGCATTTTGCCGAGCAATCTGGTGGTTTTGAGAATGTTAGATTTCAAAGAAAAGACATGTACAACCAAATAGAAAAGCAAAGGCAATTGATGGAAAGCGATGTGACCGAAACGTTGAAGTACCTAAAGAAGCGGAAGAAATTAGATCCAAAGTTTTACTGGAGTTACGAGGTGGATAACAATGGTGTGTTTCGGCACCTAATCTGGATGGACGGGAAGAGCCGTGTTGACTTTGAAGTATTTGGTGATGTTATGGCCTTTGATGCAACTTACAAGAAAAATAAGTACAAGTTTCCATTGGTAGTTTTCTCAGGAGTGAACCATCACCTTCAAACAATAGTTTTTGGCAGTGCAATTGTGGCTGATGAAGGAGAAGGAACTTACATATGGTTGTTACAGAGATTCGTGGAAGCAATGAATGGTAAACGACCAAATGCTGTAATAACTGATGGTGCCAAGGCTATGAAGCTTGCAATTGAAAAGGTATTTCCAGATGCACACCATAGGTTGTGCGGATGGCATTTGTTAAGAAATGCCACAGCCAATGTCTCCAACCCCAAGTTTACCCAACAATTCAGGAAATGCATGCTTGGCGATTatgagattgatgagtttgaggAGAGGTGGGTGTCAATGGTTAATAGTTTTGGGGTTAAGGATATGGAGTGGGTTGAGACCACTTATGGGATTAAAGATATGTGGGCTACAGCACATATGAGAGGCAAGTTCTTTGCCGGGTTGAGAACTACATCGAGGTGTGAGGCACTACATTCGCAAGTTGCTAGGTTTGTAAAATCTGGCTATAGTATTAAGGAATTCCTCCATCACTTCCGCCGGTGGATGGGTTTGTTGCGGAATAATGAGGCTGAGGCTGACTATTACACCTCATACGGGTATCCGATAATGCAAACACAGGTGCAAGCATTGGAGCGATCAGGAGCAAGTGTTTATACAAGGGAGGTGTTCTACTTGTTTCGATCATTATTGTTGAAAGCGTCAAGTGTGATAATAGTTGATTGGCGAGAGACTTCATGTAGTGTGAACTATGATGTACGAAAATATTGTGAGTTAACACGAAAATGGGTTGTATCTTATTGGCCTGGTAGCAGTGAGTTTAGGTGTTCATGTCAACGAATGGAGTCATTTGGCATTCCATGTGTTCATATCATTCGTCTGTTGATATATCTTCAAATTACAGAATTACCTGAGTCACTGATATTGAAGCGATGGACCATGAAAGCAAAAGAGGCTCATATAAGGTTGGAGCAGCAGGGATCGTTAGTTGGAGATAGAAGTTATGAGAGTAGGATTGCTGCTATGAATGATGAGCTGGAGGGCTTGCCATTTGCTGCTTGCGGAGATTTAGGTGATTTCAAGGATGTTATGGAGTGGGTCAGAAACAAAAAGGCTGAATTATTTGCCAAACATGAAAAGAATAGAGAGGGAAGTTCTAAAAGTGCGGGTGAGAAATTCAAAACACGGACGGATGCTATTTCAAAAGAAGCTGGGGACAAAAAGAAAAAGCGAAGGATTCGGTGCAGCAGATGTAACGGTATAGGACACAATCGGCGAAATTGTCGCCGTGGAGATGACCATAATCAAATGGAAAGTGGAGACGGAGGAGGTCCCGAAGATGATGACGATTGGTCTAGTCAAACCAGCGAGGAGGGGATCGAAGAAATG GATTTTGATGTCACCATTGGTAATCAGAAAGGCAAGTATCGTTAG